A window of the Loxodonta africana isolate mLoxAfr1 chromosome 3, mLoxAfr1.hap2, whole genome shotgun sequence genome harbors these coding sequences:
- the CRABP2 gene encoding cellular retinoic acid-binding protein 2 codes for MPNFSGNWKIIRSENFEDLLKALGVNMMLRKIAVAAASKPAVEIKQEGDTFYIKTSTTVRTTEINFKVGEEFEEQTVDGRPCKSLVKWESENKLVCEQKLLKGEGPKTSWTRELTNDGELILTMTADDVVCTRVYVQE; via the exons ATGCCCAACTTCTCCGGCAACTGGAAGATCATTCGGTCGGAAAATTTCGAGGATTTACTCAAAGCGCTGG GGGTGAACATGATGCTGAGGAAGATCGCTGTGGCCGCAGCCTCTAAGCCAGCGGTGGAGATCAAACAGGAGGGGGACACTTTCTACATCAAAACCTCTACTACTGTTCGTACCACCGAGATTAACTTCAAGGTCGGGGAGGAGTTTGAGGAGCAGACTGTGGACGGGAGACCCTGTAAG AGCCTGGTGAAATGGGAGAGTGAGAACAAACTAGTCTGTGAGCAGAAGCTTCTGAAGGGAGAGGGCCCCAAGACCTCCTGGACCAGAGAACTGACCAATGACGGAGAGCTGATCCTG ACCATGACAGCAGACGACGTTGTGTGCACCAGGGTCTACGTCCAAGAGTGA